CCGCGCACGCTGGTGATCAACAACATCGAATATGACCACGCCGACATCTATCCGGATCTGGCGGCAATCCAGCGTCAGTTCCACCTGCTCGTCCGTGCCGTGCCTGGAGAGGGCCGGATCATTTGTCGAGCCGATGATGCCAACATCCGCCAGGTCCTCGATCAGGGTTGCTGGACCCCAGTCGAGACGTTTGCGAGCCGCACCGGCATCGCGGCGGACTGGACCGGCAGGGTGGCGGATGACGGCGGCTATCAGTTGTCACAGGCGGGCCGGGAGGCAGGCCTGTGCGCCTGGCGACTCGCCGGCGATCACAATGCCGAGAATGTCACCGCGGCACTGCTCGCGGCCCGGCACGTCGGCGTGGACATCGCGGTGTCGCTCGCTGCGGTAGCCCGGTTCGGCGGGGTGAAGCGTCGCCTGGAGTTGCTCGGCACCTGGGATGGGGTCAGGCTGTACGACGACTTCGCCCACCATCCGACGGCGATCGAGCGCACGCTGGCGGCCGTGCGCACCACGCTGCGGCCGCAGCGGATCCTTGCGGTCATGGAGCCGCGTTCGAACACCATGAAGATCGGCGTCCACCGCGACACGCTGGCCCATGCGCTGGCCCGCGCGGACTCGAGCTGGATCCTGCGCCAGGAGGGGCTGCGCTGGGACCTGGCCGCGACGCTGGCCGGTGTGCCCTCGGCTCGCATCTGCCCGGATACCGCCACGATCGTGGCCGAGGTGGCCCGGGAGTGCCGCGCGGGCGATGTCATCGTCGTCATGAGCAACGGCGGTTTCCAGAACATTCGCGCCGACCTCGCGGCGGCGCTGGCGGCGCGCGCCCGGCGTAACTGACACGTGGCTGCATGCCGGCGACCAACCTGATGATCATCTGCCCGGAGGCAATCCGATGACCGACAAGGCCGCGTTGCGACGCTGGATGTGCCTGAGTTGCGGGCACATCTACGACGAGGCAGAAGGTGATCCGCAGTCCGGTTTCCCGCCGGGCACCCGCTTCGAGGATCTGCCGCTGTCGTGGCGGTGTCCGGATTGCGGGGCCGGCAAGGAGGACTTCGAGCTCCTGTAGCCTGTGCTCAGTGCAGCTGCCGTGGCGCGTGCCCGGCTTCACCCAGCATCTTGATCAGGCTGTCGCGGCCGACGAGGTGCAGAGTGCCGACGACCACGAGCACATCACGCTCCCCGCGCGCGAGAGCCTCGATCTTCCGAACCCAGTTGCGGTTTCGTTCGACGACGATGCGCCGGTAGAGTTCGGGCTGGTCGCGCATCCCGTCGAGGAGGTCCGCTTCCATCGCGCGCAGATCGCCGGTGCGCCAGGCCGACACGATGTTTCCGATGCGATTCTCGATGTCGGCGGCTTCATCGAGCGTTGCCAGCAGGAAGTCCCGCTGGGTCGCGGGCGGCAACTGGTCCATGGCCTCGAGCTGTTCCTCGAGGGTCTCCAGCCCCTTGATCTCCTTGCGATCCCGCTGCGCCAGCGCGAGCAGCTGCTGCTCGACGCCGGCGCTGGCGTCGAAACCGAGCATCTGCAGCTTGAGCTGCGTAAGGGTAATCGCCGCGAGCCAGGGCTCGTAGGCGCTGAGGAGCGCCAGGTCGATGCCGATCGCCTGCGCCTTGGCGGCCGCTTTTTCGTAGTCGCGGCTGCCGAGGAGCACCGCGAGCGGGCGCCCGTCCGGATCGGTCCCCAGGCGTTGCATGACGGCGGCCGATGCCAGCGGATCGAGATCGTCGAGATCGAGTTCCATCACCACGACGTCGGCATCCTCGTAGGCGCTGAGAACGCGATCGGGCAGGCGATCTTCACCGGGGCGCAGGAAGTGAATCGAGCCGAGGATGAACACGCGGTTCGTGTCACCGCGCAGCTCCCATAGCGGCAACCCGTCCGGCCGCGCCGGGGATGCGAGCAGGAGCAGTGCTGCGAGGAGCAGGGGGTGCAGGAGCCGGGCTCGTAGTGCCAGATGCGTTGAACCGCTCGTCGTCATGACCTGCATCGCTCGTTACTCCGCCGCCCACCACTGCGTGCAGGGTACCGGAAACGCGGCTTGCAGCGTGCGGCGATTCAGCGGGCCGTTTCTGTCCAGACGACCTCGGTGTCGATGCTGCCGTCGCTCTGCAGGTCGAGCCAGCGGAAGCCGGGCGGGCGACGATCGACCGCGAAGACGTCGCTTTCGGGCAGGAACTGGAAGCAGGTGGACGGCGTGGTGAGGTAGCGCACGCCGTTGCGGGAAAGGTCCGACGCCTGGTGCACGTGGCCGGCCACTACCGCCCGCAGCCGCGGGCAGCAGTCGAGGACTTCCAGCAATGCATCGGCGTTGTACAGGCCAAGTTCGTCGAGCCAGCCGCTGCCGAGCGGCAACGGGTGGTGGTGGATCGCGACGAGCACGTGTGGCGCGGTCGCTGCCTGCAGCGTGGCGTCGAGCCATTGCAAATGGGCGGGCGCGAGGCGACCACCGTGATCGCCGGCGAGGTAGCTGTCGAGCAGGATCACGCACCAGTTGCCGGTGAGGTGCGCCCCGCCGACCCGGAATTGCGGCTCCGTGAGGGCGGCCCGCATCGCCCGCGGCTCGTCATGGTTGCCGGGCAGGCACCAGACGGGGATGTCGAGCGGCGCCAGCAGGTCCCGGAATGCAGCGTAGGAAGCCGGCGTTTCGTCCTGGCTGAGATCGCCCGTCGCGAGCACCGCCTGCGCCGGGCGGGGATCGCAGCGCGCCCGATCGAGTACGCGTGACAGCGTCAGGAAGGTGTCCACGCCGCGCAGCCGCGTGTCGTGCGCGGCATGCAGGTGGGTGTCGGTGATGTGCAGCAGTCTGGGCGCAGACGGGGCCACGTGGGCGTGCCGATGGCCAGCTTTGCCGGCGGCAGTGGAACTCATGCGGCGCCAATATAGCCGACGACCGGCGGAGCGACCGGGTCGCAGGTCTCAGCGACGGCCGGCGAAGTGTGCGGGCGGTCGCGTTGCGGCATTGCGGCTGTCGGCTCCGGCCGGGCCGGCCGTTCACCCGCCCGGCGCTAGTAGCGATAGTGCTCCGGCTTGTAAGGGCCGCCGACTGGCACACCGATGTAGTCGGCCTGGCCCTGCGTGAGCGTGGTCAGCTGCGCGCCGATCTTCTTCAGGTGCAGCCGCGCCACCTTCTCGTCGAGCAGTTTCGGCAGCACGTACACCTTGCGCTCGTACTTCGAGCTGCCGGTCCACAGGTCGATCTGCGCGAGCACCTGGTTCGTGAACGAGTTCGACATCACGAAGCTCGGGTGCCCGGTGGCGCAACCGAGGTTCACCAGCCGTCCTTCCGCCAGCAGGATCAGGCGCTTGCCGTCCGGAAAAATCACGTGATCGACCTGCGGTTTGATGTTCTCCCACTTGTACTTGCGCAGGGAGGCGACATCGATCTCGCTGTCGAAGTGGCCGATGTTGCAGACGATCGCCTGGTTCTTCATGCGCTTCAGATGATCGTGATCGATCACGCGGAAGTTGCCGGTGGCGCTGACGAAGATGTCGGCCTTGTCGGCGGCGTAGTCCATGGTGACCACACGGTAGCCTTCCATCGCTGCCTGCAGGGCGTTGATGGGGTCGATCTCCGTGATCCAGACCGTGGCGCCCAAGCCGCGCAGGGATTGCGCACAGCCCTTGCCGACGTCGCCGTAACCGGCGACCACCGCGATCTTGCCGGCGATCATCACGTCGGTGGCGCGCTTGATGCCGTCCACCAGCGACTCGCGACAGCCGTAGAGGTTGTCGAATTTCGACTTCGTGACGGAGTCATTGACGTTGATGGCGGGGCAGGCGAGTGTGCCCATTCTGGCCATGTCGTAGAGCCGCTTGACGCCGGTCGTGGTCTCCTCGGAGATGCCGCGCACGTTCTTCATCAGCTCCGGGTACTTGTCGTGCATGATCGCGGTCAGGTCACCGCCGTCGTCGAGGATCATGTTCGGCCGCCAGCCGTCGGGGCCAAGAACCGTCTGTTCCACGCACCACCAGTACTCCTCCTCGGTCTCGCCCTTCCAGGCGAACACGGGAATGCCGGCGGCGGCGATGGCGGAGGCCGCGTGGTCCTGGGTGGAGAAGATATTGCAGGACGACCAGCGCACCTCGGCGCCGAGCTGCACCAGCGTCTCGATCAGCACCGCGGTCTGGATGGTCATGTGCAGGCATCCGGCAATGCGGGCACCCTTCAGTGGCTGCGCCGCCGCGTACTCCTCGCGCACCGCCATCAGCCCCGGCATCTCCGTCTCGGCAATGCGGATTTCCTTGCGGCCCCAGTCGGCCAGCGTGATGTCGGCGACCTTGTAATCGGCCCTCGCGGCCACTGCGGGTTTGCTGCTCATCGGTTGTCGTCCTTTTGTCTGCTATGCGGCCCGGCGGCGGATGCCGGCGGCTTCGCGCAGGGCGGTGGCCCGGTCGGTTCGCTCCCACGGGAACTTCGCGTCCTCGCGGCCGAAGTGACCATAGGCTGCTGTCGAGCGATAGATCGGCCGGTGCAGGTCGAGCATCTCGCGGATGCCGTAAGGCGTCAGGTCGAAGTGCCGGCGTACCAGCTGCGTGACCTTGTCGTTGGCGATGCGGCTGGTGCCGAAAGTCTCCACTGCCACCGAGGTCGGCTCCGCCACGCCGATCGCATACGACAGCTGCACTTCGCAGCGATCGGCGATACCGGCCGCCACGATGTTCTTGGCGACGTAGCGGGCCGCGTAGGCGGCCGAGCGGTCGACCTTGGTCGGATCCTTGCCGGAGAAGGCGCCGCCACCGTGACGCGCCATGCCGCCGTAGGTATCCACGATGATCTTGCGCCCGGTGAGGCCGCAGTCGCCCATCGGCCCGCCGATCACGAAGCGCCCGGTCGGGTTGATGTGGAAGCGGGTGCCCTTGTGGACCAGCTTTTTCGGCAGCACCGGTTTGATGATGAGGTCCATGACGCCTTCTTTGATCGTCTTCTGGCTGACGTCCGGCGCGTGCTGGGTGGAGAGCACCACGGCATCGATGGCGACCGGCTTGCCGTCCTCGTAGACGAGCGTGACCTGGCTCTTGGCGTCCGGGCGCAGCCACTTGAGCTTGCCGGATTTGCGCACTTCAGACTGCTTCTTCACCAGCCGGTGGGCGAGGGTGATCGGCGCGGGCATGAGCACGTCGGTCTCGTTGCTCGCGTAGCCGAACATCATGCCCTGGTCACCCGCGCCCTGCTTGCGCGGGTCCTTGCGGTCCACTCCCTGGGCGATGTCGCCGGACTGTTTGCCGATGGCATTGAGCACGGCGCAGGCGTTGCCGTCGAAACCGAGGTCGGAGTGGTTGTAGCCGATGTCGTTCACCACGCTGCGCACCAGCGGTTCGAGGTCGACCCAGGCTGAAGTCGTGATCTCGCCGGCCACCAGGACGAAACCCGTCTTGACCAGCGTCTCGCAGGCCACCTTGGCCATGCGGTCCTGCTCGAAGATCGCATCGAGCACCGCATCCGAGATCTGGTCCGCCATCTTGTCCGGGTGGCCCTCGGAGACGGATTCCGAGGTGAAGAGGCTTCTGGTAGGCATAAACGGGTCCTGGTCAGCGAAAGCGCCGCATTATAGACCGGCAGAAAACGGAAGCCCTGCCGAAAATCGAATTCGATTGGGTCATCTACGTATGGCCCGCGGACGGCGCTGACCACATTGTGGCCGGCCTCGACCTCAAGGGCACAGCCGCCCTCTACAGTACAGGAGTCACGATGTCGCAAGCCGCCCCTTCATTCATCGACGTGCGCACGATTGTTCCGCGCGAGCGTCACCCGGTCATCTTCGGGCGATTCCACGCCTTGCAACCCGGCGAGACCTTCGACCTGGTCAACGATCACGACCCCAGGCCGCTCTACTACCAGATGCAGGCGCAGAATCCGGACAGCTTTACCTGGACCTACCTCGAGTCGGGCCCGGAGATCTGGCGGGTGCGGATCGGTAAGACGGCAGCGACCGCGGCGCGGCCTGCCAGCGACGGAAATTGCTGCTCGGGCGGCAGCTGCGGCTGAGCGGCGCCTGGGCGGGGCAACAAGCCAATAAGCCAAACCCGGCACCTGACGTCCTCAATACCAGTCGCCCAACGCGAGGCCAGGCACACGCCTGAACTCCCTCGTATTGTGGGTCACCAGCGTGGCCCGATGGGCGAGGGCGGTTCCTGCGATCAGCGTGTCGAGCGGCCCGATGGGTTGCCCCTTGCGCTCGAGCGTTACGCGCACGTCGGCCGCACGCGCAGCAGCCGCCCGGTCGAATGCGAGTACGTTCACGGAATCGAGGAGCTGGGTCAGCTGACGGCGACGCTTCGCCGGATCGGACGACCGCGCGATGCCCGTGTCGATCTCGTAGATCGTGATGGCGCCGACGGCCACATCCGCCGGCGCCGTGGCCAGCAGGTGCTCGGCGACGCGTCCCTGGCCGCGGAAGAAATAGATCAGCGTGTCCGTATCCAGCAGGAACATCAGAGCCGCGGTCGCTTGCGGTCGCTGGCCCGCGGCGCACGCAACTCCTGCGGGGCCGGAAAGTCTTTCCACGCGCCCGCCAGTGCCCGGATTTCCCCGGGCCATTCGGCGCGAGTCTTCTCCGCCACGAGGTTCGCGAGCCAGCGGCTGACGGGCAGGCCGGCCGCCTGCGCGGCCTCCCGCAGGCGCCTCTCGTGCTCCGGATCGAGATAGATGGTCACCTGTCCCACGTCGATGTTCCTGCCAATCGTCGATATAAGTGCCAGTATAAGTGTCTGATCGGGTCGGGCAAGGCTGACATTCACGGTTCCGGGAATGATCCGTCGTTGCACAGATGCTGACGAGCCGCAAATCAAGGGGTTTCGCCCGGAAATCCTGACAAATCCGGGCAGCGAAGGCCGGCATCTGGCACGGGCAATAAGCCAAAAAGCCAAACCCGGCACCTGACATAACGCATAGCGATTCACTCATTTGAGTGATTGACGGTTGATCGGGGGGGGGGGGGGTAGCTTCGCTGCCAGACAACGAAACAACCCCGGTGCTTGAGGGTCGGGGAAAACCGGGGAGGAAGCTGATCATGCAACGGGTTTTCTGGGGGATTGCGCTGTCGGTGCTGCTGGCGGGTTCGGCGAATGCGGCGCTGTTGAGCCGCGCGGGCGGACAGGCGTACTACGACACGGTGCTCGATATCACCTGGCTGGCGAACGCCAACCTGGCCGATACCAACGCCTTCGGGGTCACCGATATCAATGCCAACGGCACGATGACCTGGGCGATAGCGACCGACTGGATTGCGGCGATGAACACCGCGGCGTATCTCGGGATCAGCAACTGGCGGCTGCCGACGGTCGTGGACACCGGCACCCTAGGTTGTAACTTTGCTTACACCGGCACGGACTGCGGCTACAACGTGGACCTGTCCACGGGCGAGATGGCCCATTTGTTCTATAGCACGCTGGGTAACACGGGTCACTACGACACCGGTGGCAGCCCGACGGGCTGTGGCCCCCCATCACCATACTGCCTGACCAACACCGGTCCGTTCTCGAATCTCCAGCCCGACTACTACTGGTCGGGCACTACCTATGCGCCCAGTTCCAGTCACGCGTGGTTCTTCGCCTTCTTCAACGGCCTCCAGCACCGCTACAATAAGGGCCACTACAGCTTCTACGCGTGGGCGGTGAGCCCCGGCGATGCCCTGGTTCCGGTGCCGGCGGCGGTGTGGCTGTTCGGTTCGGCGCTGGGCGTGATGGGACTGCTCCGGCGCAAGGCCCAGACCGGGACCGGGCGTTTACGGTGCCGGGTTTGGCTTATTGGCTTATTGAGCAACCCCGCATCGCGCTGATGTTGCCCGCCTGAGATGGCCCGCTACGAGCACCTGCCGATCTACACGCAGGCGCTCGATGCGGCGGTGAGTCTCGAGCGCGCCCCCCGCTGCGCCGGTCGCGGGAGATACCGGTGGCTTTGAACCTCCCAACCCGGCGCCATTGCGGCCTGGCCGCGACGTAAGCGACAATTTGCGGCCCCAATCCGGGCCGGGACCATGACCAGCAGAACCAACCCTGCCACTGCGCCGGGGCGCCGCGAGCTTGCCAATGCCTTGCGTGCGCTGGCGATGGATGCCGTGCAACAGGCTAATTCGGGCCATCCGGGCATGCCCATGGGCATGGCCGACATCGCCGAGGTGCTCTGGAACGACTTCCTGCGCCACAACCCGGCCAATCCCGCCTGGCCGGACCGGGACCGCTTCGTGCTGTCCAACGGTCACGGCTCGATGCTGCTCTACGGGTTGCTGCACCTCACGGGCTATCCGCTCACCATCGACGACCTGCGGCGCTTCCGGCAGATGGGTTCGCCCACGCCCGGCCACCCCGAACGCGACCCGGCGCGCGGCGTGGAGACGACCACGGGTCCGCTCGGCCAGGGGCTCGCCAACGCGGTGGGCATGGCGCTCGCCGAGAAAGTCCTCGCGGCGACCTTCAACCGTCCGGGGCTGCCCATCGTGGACCACCACACCTGGGTCTTCCTCGGCGACGGTTGCCTGATGGAAGGCATCTCGCACGAGGCCTGTTCGCTCGCCGGCACGTTGCAGCTCGGCAAGCTGATCTGCCTGTACGACGACAACGGCATCTCGATCGACGGTGAAGTCCAGGGCTGGTTCCGCGACGACACGCCGGCGCGTTTTCGCGCCTACGGCTGGCAGGTGATTGCGGATGTCGACGGCCACGATCCGCAGGCGATCCGCACCGCGATCCTGGCGGCGCGGCAGAACACGACGCAGCCCACGCTGATCTGCTGTAAGACCATCATCGGCTTCGGTGCGCCGAACCTCGAGGGCACCGAGGCCACGCACGGCAGCCCGCTCGGTGCCGCGGAAGTCGCCGCCGCGCGCGAGCGCCTCGGCTGGAAGGAGCCGCCCTTCGTCATCCCTGCGCCGATCGGCGCCGCCTGGGACGCCCGGGAGCGCGGGGCGCGCCTCGAGACCGAATGGCGCGAGCGCTTCGCCCGTTACGGCGACGCCCACCCCGACCTGGCCCGCGAGTTCGAGCGGCGCCTGAATGGCCGGCTCCCGGCGGGGTGGTTGCAGACCGCGGCCGAGGCGGTCACGAAGCTGGCCGCGGATGCGGCGCCCAAGGCCACACGCAAAGCCTCTTTGGACGTGCTCAACGTGCTGGGGCCGGCACTGCCCGAACTCTTCGGTGGCTCGGCCGACCTCACCGGCTCGAACCTGACCCAGCACAAGGCCTCGCATCCGCTCGTGCCCGGCCCGGGTGGCGGCAACTACCTGCACTACGGTGTGCGCGAGTTCGGCATGGCCGCGGCGCTCAACGGCCTCGCGGTGCACGGCGGTTTCATTCCCTACGGCGGCACATTCCTGGTGTTCTCGGACTATGCCCGCAACGGCCTGCGCATCGCCGCGCTGATGAAGGCCGGCAGCATCTTCGTGCTGACCCACGATTCCATCGGGCTCGGCGAAGACGGCCCGACCCACCAGCCGGTGGAGCATGTCGCGAGCCTGCAGCTGATGCCCAACATGCGCGTGTGGCGGCCCTGCGACGGCGCCGAGACCGCCGTGGCCTGGTGCGATGCCATCGAGCGGCGCGACGGCCCGACCAGCCTGGTGCTGAGTCGCCAGAACCTCCCCGCCCAGCCGCGCGGTGACGCAGAACTCGCCGCCATCCGCCGTGGCGGGTACGTATTAAAAGATGCCGGGCCGGCTGACATCATCCTGATGGCGTCGGGTTCCGAGGTGAGCCTGGCGATGGCCGCGGCCGCGGAACTCGGCCAGCGCGGGCATCGCGCACGG
This genomic interval from Gammaproteobacteria bacterium contains the following:
- the mpl gene encoding UDP-N-acetylmuramate:L-alanyl-gamma-D-glutamyl-meso-diaminopimelate ligase, producing the protein MHIHILGICGTFMAGVAAIAREAGHRVTGSDRDVYPPMSDQLAALGITVTEGYAAGQLQPAPDVVIVGNVMSRGIPVVEELLNRGIPYCSGPEWLAREVLRSRHVIAVSGTHGKTTTSSLVAWILSQAGCDPGYLIGGVTPDLGVSARLGRGDAFVIEADEYDTAFFDKSAKFLHYRPRTLVINNIEYDHADIYPDLAAIQRQFHLLVRAVPGEGRIICRADDANIRQVLDQGCWTPVETFASRTGIAADWTGRVADDGGYQLSQAGREAGLCAWRLAGDHNAENVTAALLAARHVGVDIAVSLAAVARFGGVKRRLELLGTWDGVRLYDDFAHHPTAIERTLAAVRTTLRPQRILAVMEPRSNTMKIGVHRDTLAHALARADSSWILRQEGLRWDLAATLAGVPSARICPDTATIVAEVARECRAGDVIVVMSNGGFQNIRADLAAALAARARRN
- a CDS encoding rubredoxin gives rise to the protein MTDKAALRRWMCLSCGHIYDEAEGDPQSGFPPGTRFEDLPLSWRCPDCGAGKEDFELL
- a CDS encoding TraB/GumN family protein, with translation MQVMTTSGSTHLALRARLLHPLLLAALLLLASPARPDGLPLWELRGDTNRVFILGSIHFLRPGEDRLPDRVLSAYEDADVVVMELDLDDLDPLASAAVMQRLGTDPDGRPLAVLLGSRDYEKAAAKAQAIGIDLALLSAYEPWLAAITLTQLKLQMLGFDASAGVEQQLLALAQRDRKEIKGLETLEEQLEAMDQLPPATQRDFLLATLDEAADIENRIGNIVSAWRTGDLRAMEADLLDGMRDQPELYRRIVVERNRNWVRKIEALARGERDVLVVVGTLHLVGRDSLIKMLGEAGHAPRQLH
- the cpdA gene encoding 3',5'-cyclic-AMP phosphodiesterase translates to MSSTAAGKAGHRHAHVAPSAPRLLHITDTHLHAAHDTRLRGVDTFLTLSRVLDRARCDPRPAQAVLATGDLSQDETPASYAAFRDLLAPLDIPVWCLPGNHDEPRAMRAALTEPQFRVGGAHLTGNWCVILLDSYLAGDHGGRLAPAHLQWLDATLQAATAPHVLVAIHHHPLPLGSGWLDELGLYNADALLEVLDCCPRLRAVVAGHVHQASDLSRNGVRYLTTPSTCFQFLPESDVFAVDRRPPGFRWLDLQSDGSIDTEVVWTETAR
- the ahcY gene encoding adenosylhomocysteinase, with the protein product MSSKPAVAARADYKVADITLADWGRKEIRIAETEMPGLMAVREEYAAAQPLKGARIAGCLHMTIQTAVLIETLVQLGAEVRWSSCNIFSTQDHAASAIAAAGIPVFAWKGETEEEYWWCVEQTVLGPDGWRPNMILDDGGDLTAIMHDKYPELMKNVRGISEETTTGVKRLYDMARMGTLACPAINVNDSVTKSKFDNLYGCRESLVDGIKRATDVMIAGKIAVVAGYGDVGKGCAQSLRGLGATVWITEIDPINALQAAMEGYRVVTMDYAADKADIFVSATGNFRVIDHDHLKRMKNQAIVCNIGHFDSEIDVASLRKYKWENIKPQVDHVIFPDGKRLILLAEGRLVNLGCATGHPSFVMSNSFTNQVLAQIDLWTGSSKYERKVYVLPKLLDEKVARLHLKKIGAQLTTLTQGQADYIGVPVGGPYKPEHYRY
- the metK gene encoding methionine adenosyltransferase; amino-acid sequence: MPTRSLFTSESVSEGHPDKMADQISDAVLDAIFEQDRMAKVACETLVKTGFVLVAGEITTSAWVDLEPLVRSVVNDIGYNHSDLGFDGNACAVLNAIGKQSGDIAQGVDRKDPRKQGAGDQGMMFGYASNETDVLMPAPITLAHRLVKKQSEVRKSGKLKWLRPDAKSQVTLVYEDGKPVAIDAVVLSTQHAPDVSQKTIKEGVMDLIIKPVLPKKLVHKGTRFHINPTGRFVIGGPMGDCGLTGRKIIVDTYGGMARHGGGAFSGKDPTKVDRSAAYAARYVAKNIVAAGIADRCEVQLSYAIGVAEPTSVAVETFGTSRIANDKVTQLVRRHFDLTPYGIREMLDLHRPIYRSTAAYGHFGREDAKFPWERTDRATALREAAGIRRRAA
- a CDS encoding DUF2249 domain-containing protein, whose amino-acid sequence is MSQAAPSFIDVRTIVPRERHPVIFGRFHALQPGETFDLVNDHDPRPLYYQMQAQNPDSFTWTYLESGPEIWRVRIGKTAATAARPASDGNCCSGGSCG
- a CDS encoding type II toxin-antitoxin system VapC family toxin, whose translation is MMFLLDTDTLIYFFRGQGRVAEHLLATAPADVAVGAITIYEIDTGIARSSDPAKRRRQLTQLLDSVNVLAFDRAAAARAADVRVTLERKGQPIGPLDTLIAGTALAHRATLVTHNTREFRRVPGLALGDWY
- a CDS encoding CopG family transcriptional regulator, with amino-acid sequence MGQVTIYLDPEHERRLREAAQAAGLPVSRWLANLVAEKTRAEWPGEIRALAGAWKDFPAPQELRAPRASDRKRPRL
- a CDS encoding DUF1566 domain-containing protein, which gives rise to MQRVFWGIALSVLLAGSANAALLSRAGGQAYYDTVLDITWLANANLADTNAFGVTDINANGTMTWAIATDWIAAMNTAAYLGISNWRLPTVVDTGTLGCNFAYTGTDCGYNVDLSTGEMAHLFYSTLGNTGHYDTGGSPTGCGPPSPYCLTNTGPFSNLQPDYYWSGTTYAPSSSHAWFFAFFNGLQHRYNKGHYSFYAWAVSPGDALVPVPAAVWLFGSALGVMGLLRRKAQTGTGRLRCRVWLIGLLSNPASR
- the tkt gene encoding transketolase; the encoded protein is MTSRTNPATAPGRRELANALRALAMDAVQQANSGHPGMPMGMADIAEVLWNDFLRHNPANPAWPDRDRFVLSNGHGSMLLYGLLHLTGYPLTIDDLRRFRQMGSPTPGHPERDPARGVETTTGPLGQGLANAVGMALAEKVLAATFNRPGLPIVDHHTWVFLGDGCLMEGISHEACSLAGTLQLGKLICLYDDNGISIDGEVQGWFRDDTPARFRAYGWQVIADVDGHDPQAIRTAILAARQNTTQPTLICCKTIIGFGAPNLEGTEATHGSPLGAAEVAAARERLGWKEPPFVIPAPIGAAWDARERGARLETEWRERFARYGDAHPDLAREFERRLNGRLPAGWLQTAAEAVTKLAADAAPKATRKASLDVLNVLGPALPELFGGSADLTGSNLTQHKASHPLVPGPGGGNYLHYGVREFGMAAALNGLAVHGGFIPYGGTFLVFSDYARNGLRIAALMKAGSIFVLTHDSIGLGEDGPTHQPVEHVASLQLMPNMRVWRPCDGAETAVAWCDAIERRDGPTSLVLSRQNLPAQPRGDAELAAIRRGGYVLKDAGPADIILMASGSEVSLAMAAAAELGQRGHRARVVSMPCAPLFAAQDAAYRESVLPAAVTCRVAIEAGVPDLWYRHVGPTGRVLGMSTFGESAPAKDLFAHFGFTTDHVVKAALELLAR